A stretch of the Opisthocomus hoazin isolate bOpiHoa1 chromosome 2, bOpiHoa1.hap1, whole genome shotgun sequence genome encodes the following:
- the CPSF3 gene encoding cleavage and polyadenylation specificity factor subunit 3 produces MSAKRKAEALIPAEESDQLLIRPLGAGQEVGRSCIILEFKGRKIMLDCGIHPGLEGMDALPYIDLIDPAEIDLLLISHFHLDHCGALPWFLQKTSFKGRTFMTHATKAIYRWLLSDYVKVSNISADDMLYTETDLEESMDKIETINFHEVKEVAGIKFWCYHAGHVLGAAMFMIEIAGVKLLYTGDFSRQEDRHLMAAEIPNIKPDILIIESTYGTHIHEKREEREARFCNTVHDIVNRGGRGLIPVFALGRAQELLLILDEYWQNHPELHDIPIYYASSLAKKCMAVYQTYVNAMNDKIRKQININNPFVFKHISNLKSMDHFDDIGPSVVMASPGMMQSGLSRELFESWCTDKRNGVIIAGYCVEGTLAKHIMSEPEEITTMSGQKLPLKMSVDYISFSAHTDYQQTSEFIRALKPPHVILVHGEQNEMARLKAALIREYEDNDEVHIEVHNPRNTEAVTLNFRGEKLAKVMGSLADKKPEQGQRISGILVKRNFNYHILSPCDLSNYTDLAMSTVTQTQAIPYTGPFNLLYYQLQKLTGDVEEIEIQQKPALKVFKNITVIQEPGMVVLEWVANPANDMYADTVTTVILEVQSNPKIQKAAVHKISKKVDMDVYRKRMEIMLQDMFGEDCVSSKDGSLLCITVDGKTANISLDTRTVECEPGSEDDESLREMVELAAQRLYDALSPVC; encoded by the exons AGGTGCTGGCCAAGAAGTAGGAAGGTCATGCATTATTCTGgagtttaaaggaagaaaaataatg cttgATTGTGGAATCCATCCTGGGCTGGAAGGAATGGATGCTCTTCCTTACATTGATTTGATAGATCCTGCTGAGATTGATCTCCTCCTCATCAGTCA TTTCCATTTAGATCACTGTGGGGCATTACCATGGTTTTTGCAGAAAACAAGTTTTAAGGGAAGGACGTTTATGACTCATGCCACAAAAGCTATTTACAGATGGCTTCTTTCAGACTATGTCAAAGTCAG TAATATATCAGCGGATGACATGCTATATACAGAAACAGACCTTGAAGAAAGCATGGACAAGATTGAGACCATCAACTTCCATGAAGTGAAAGAGGTGGCAGGAATCAAATTCTGGTGTTACCACGCGGGCCATGTTCTGGGAGCAGCCATGTTTATGATTGAAATAGCTGGTGTGaag CTTTTATATACAGGTGATTTCTCGAGACAAGAAGACAGGCATCTGATGGCAGCTGAGATTCCCAATATTAAACCCGATATTCTTATAATT GAATCCACGTATGGTACTCATATTCATGAAAAAAGGGAAGAGCGAGAGGCAAGgttctgtaatactgttcacgACATTGTAAATAGAGGAGGTAGAGGTCTTATTCCTGTGTTTGCCCTGGGTCGAGCTCAAGAGCTACTTTTAATTTTAG atgAATACTGGCAGAATCATCCTGAACTCCATGATATCCCTATATACTATGCCTCCTCTTTGGCAAAGAAATGTATGGCAGTTTATCAGACATATGTCAATGCCATGAATGACAAAATCCGCAAGCAAATTAACATCAACAACCCATTTGTTTTCAAGCATATTAGTAATTTGAAG AGTATGGATCATTTTGATGATATTGGCCCAAGTGTTGTGATGGCTTCCCCAGGTATGATGCAGAGCGGCTTATCCAGAGAGCTGTTTGAGAGCTGGTGCACAGATAAGAGAAATGGAGTGATTATAGCAGGGTACTGTGTTGAAGGAACTCTTGCTAAG CACATCATGTCTGAACCTGAAGAGATCACAACTATGTCAGGGCAAAAACTCCCACTGAAGATGTCTGTGGATTACATTTCTTTCTCTGCTCACACAGATTATCAACAAACTAGTGAATTTATCCGGGCCCTGAAGCCGCCACATGTG ATTTTAGTTCATGGTGAGCAGAATGAAATGGCCAGATTGAAAGCAGCATTGATACGGGAATATGAGGATAACGATGAAGTTCATATAGAAGTTCATAATCCTAGGAATACTGAAGCTGTGACATTAAACTTCAGAGGAGAAAAACTTGCCAAG GTGATGGGATCTTTAGCAGATAAGAAACCAGAGCAAGGACAGAGAATTTCTGGAATCCTcgttaaaagaaattttaactaTCACATCCTTTCTCCATGTGACCTCTCCA ATTACACAGACTTGGCGATGAGTACTGTAACACAGACACAAGCCATTCCATATACGGGCCCTTTTAATCTGCTTTATTATCAGCTACAAAAACTTACTG GTGATGTAGAAGAAATAGAAATCCAGCAAAAGCCGGCCCTGAAGGTTTTCAAAAATATTACTGTAATCCAGGAACCGGGCATGGTAGTCCTTGAG tggGTGGCAAATCCTGCTAATGACATGTATGCAGACACCGTGACAACAGTGATACTGGAAGTTCAGTCAAATCCCAAAATACAGAAAG ctgcagtacataaaatttcaaaaaaagtAGATATGGACGTGTATAGGAAGAGAATGGAGATCATGCTTCA GGATATGTTTGGAGAAGACTGTGTGAGTTCAAAAGATGGCTCTCTCCTGTGCATCACGGTTGATGGAAAGACTGCGAACATTTCGCTGGACACTCGG